One Pseudomonas sp. MM213 genomic window, GTAGTTCGAAATCAGTGAGTTGGCACTGAAGTACGGGGATTATTAGCGGTTGCCAAGCCTGGTTTTCTGTGTTCATTATTATTGGCCAGCTATGTTTTTGTTGTTGGGCACAGGTTGTTGAATAGCGCGCCAGAGGTAAATAAGCATTATGGAAACCCCACTTTCCAATTCCGGAAACCCGGCGCCAAAAACGGCGCATCGGGCGCCACTGGCCCTCAGCGGGCTGGATTTCAAACTGCTCAAAGTGTTCAAGGCCGTGGTCGAGGCCGGTGGTTTCAGTGCGGCGCAGAACGAGCTGAATGTGGGGCTGGCGGCCATCAGCAAACAGATCTCCGACCTTGAAATTCGCATCGGCATGCGCTTGTGCACCCGAGGTCGCGAGGGCTTTCATCTGACCGAAGAAGGCCGCCTGGTGTATCAGGCGTCGATTGATTTATTTGCCTCGGTCGACAACTTTCGCGACAGGCTTAGTTCAGCGCAGAACGAACTCATTGGCGACTTGGGTGTGGGCGTTATTGATAACACTATTTCCGATCTTAATTCGCCGTTAGTTGCAGCGCTTAGACGGATAAATGAAGAGTCGCCTAAAGTAAGGTTTCAACTTCAGGCGTCACAACTGGATGAAATTGAAAGAGGGGTCGTAGAGGGGCGCCTGGTGGCCGGTATCGTGCCGGTTTATCAGAAACGCGAAGAGTTCGACTATTACACGCTGTATGAAGAACGCTCGCAGGTTTACTGCGCGATCGGCCACCCGTTGTTCTCGGTGCCGGACGCAGAAATCGGCAGCAATGTGCTCAAGGATTACGAGTGCATCAACCACCGCTACGCGATCCATCGCGACAAACTGAATTTTGCCCGGTACGACAGTTTTTCCGCCTCGGCGACCCAGGTGGAAGCCGTGGCGCTGCTGATCAAGACCGGGCGTTTCGTGGGTTTTCTACCGCAGCATTACGCCGCGTCGATGGTCGCCCAAGGGCAGTTTCGCGCGGTGCGGCCGGACCTCATTCACATCAGCACACCGTTCAATCTGATCCTGCGTCACAACACCGTGCGCAGTCCGTTGGTGAAGGCGTTTGCCCAGGCGTTGGGCGTTGATTTGAAGGTGCCGGTTCAAGGCTGAATCGCATCGCACAACGGCGCTCGCCGGGTAAACCGTGGGCGACTTCGTCGTTTAAAACCTGGGTTAAACGCGGGCCTGTTTCAGCAGGGCTCAATGTTGCAAAGCCCATGCGCCGATAAAACAGTTCATTCCACGGCAAGTCGCGGAACGTGGTCAAAGTCAGACCGGCGAGTTCTTGCCCGCGAGCGTATGAAACAGCGGTTAACAGTAACTTTCGACCAATGCCCCGGCCCTGAAATGGCTGGCTGACCGACAGTTCCTGAATATGCAGTTGGTTGTCGATTTCCCGCGCAGCGAGAAAACCTGCAAGTACACCTTCCGCCGATTGCGCCACCCAAACCTGCTCCGTCTCGATAGCCCGTTGATGGTGTTCGGCATCGGGCACAGGGCTGTCGGCCAGCCAGGACAATGAAGGCTCGGCGCGAAACAATTCAGCGGCGCAACGTTCGATGTCGGGGAGGGCGGGGGCGTCAGTAATCAAGGCGCGGCGTAAAGTAATTGTCATGTCTGTCACAGGTAGGAACTGCCGAAGGTTCGGGCTGCGTTCGGTGATGGGTTGGTGGGCAACGATTGGAAATGGTCCTCATCACGGTTGTCACCTTTCATGCGCGACGTTTGTCGGTCGGATTCAAGCGCTGCACCTCGGCAAAAATCTCGGTGATCGGTCGGCGCGGCTGGCGTTTGTGCAGGGCGCGAACCTGTAGGCTCATCCGAACGAGTTCTTCACTCGGTTTCGCCCAGTGCTCTTTCGGCAGCGGCTCGGACCATTCGCGCATTACATCGGGCATGGCCTGCGGACCCATTTTCTGCAGGCGGCGGACTTCCCATTCTACGAGGTGGTTCGGAATCGTCCACAAGGTCATGACGTGGTACAGGTACCAGAAGAAACCTGAAATTCGGTTGCGCTGGCCGTCGCGCATTTGTTGGTGCAGGCGCGCGCGGGCGTTGTGGAAGGTGTGCAGGCCTTCGCGGGGCGGGTCGTCGGGGCCTTGCAGGTCTTGCAGGTCCTGGATGGATTTGAGGTCGTGGATTTCGTGTTCCATATAGCCGCGTATCGCTTCCCAGTGGCTGATGGCCAAGGAGAGGCCGAAGCAGGGGAATTCGACGCTGGTCAGGGTCTCGCCATGCTGGAAACCGATGCCCATGCCGTATTGGCGATGGATGCCGTATTGGGTGGCGCCTTGGGCTTCGATGACCCACGCGGAGAGGGATTCCCAGGGGACGAAGACGGGTTCGGTGGCGTTTTCGGGCATGAAACAGACTTCGCGGCGTTGGCGGTTGAAGCGGGTGGGGATGATGGTGAGGCGTTTTTTGTGGTTGTGGTGCCAGACGGCCAGGCCGATGAGCAGAGAAAAAAATGCGGTTAAGAGTCCGAGTTCTGAAGCAGCGAAAAAAACATCTACCGCAAACTCCCATGAGTAAAGCCACTCGTACCCAAGAACGAGACCAAAACAAAAACTAAAGAGAGGTAAAAGGAAAATGAACATCCAGGCGCCGGTGAATGGCCCGCCTAATATGACCTGCCATGAAAAAATCTGCGGCGATCCCAATCCGAAATCGATGTACACGTCATTCAGTTCCCCAATATGAGGGCCATGCGGTGGCATGGCCGTCGGCAAGGGCAACGGCGCGAGATAAGTGATCCTACCGCTGGGAAACGGCTCGACATCACCGGCGTTGCGGGATTGCGCAGCAACCGGGTCAGGCATGGGAACATCACTCTTTGTGGGCATGGTCAGCCATCTCCAGCAAATGGGTTTCAACCAGTAACAGCGGCAGATGCTCGCTGATGGATTGCAGCGGCAGGACCGGGAAACGCCCCTCATACCCAATAGGGACACGAAACTTGTTTGCCTTTGAACGCTTGGGTTTCACCTTAAAAAAGACACTCATGCGCGCTGCTTGCCCGTGGCATTCAAGCGCTGCACTTCCGCGAAAATCTCGGTAATCGGTCGGCGTGGCTGGCGTTTGTGCAAGGCGCGAACCTGGGCGCTCATCCGAACGAGTTCTTCGCTGGGTTTCGCCCATTGCTCTTTCGGCAGCGGCTCGGACCATTGGCGCATGACGTCGGGCATGGCCTGCGGGCCGATTTTCTGCAGGCGGCGTACTTCCCATTCGACCAGGTGGTTGGGAATCGTCCAAAAGGTCATGACGTGGAACAGGTACCAGAAAAATCCCGATAGCCAATTGCGCTGGCCGTCGCGGATTTCCCGGTGCAGGCGTGCGCGGGCGTTGTGGAAGGTGTGCAGGCCTTCGCGGGGCGGGTCGTTTGGGCCTTGCAGGTCTTGCAGGTCCTGGATGGATTTGAGGTCGTGGATTTCATGTTCCATGTAGCCACGGATCGCTTCCCAGTGGCTGATGGCCAAGGAGAGGCCGAAGCAGGGGAATTCGACGCTGGTCAGGGTTTCGCCGTGCTGATAGCCGA contains:
- a CDS encoding LysR family transcriptional regulator, which produces METPLSNSGNPAPKTAHRAPLALSGLDFKLLKVFKAVVEAGGFSAAQNELNVGLAAISKQISDLEIRIGMRLCTRGREGFHLTEEGRLVYQASIDLFASVDNFRDRLSSAQNELIGDLGVGVIDNTISDLNSPLVAALRRINEESPKVRFQLQASQLDEIERGVVEGRLVAGIVPVYQKREEFDYYTLYEERSQVYCAIGHPLFSVPDAEIGSNVLKDYECINHRYAIHRDKLNFARYDSFSASATQVEAVALLIKTGRFVGFLPQHYAASMVAQGQFRAVRPDLIHISTPFNLILRHNTVRSPLVKAFAQALGVDLKVPVQG
- a CDS encoding GNAT family N-acetyltransferase, yielding MTITLRRALITDAPALPDIERCAAELFRAEPSLSWLADSPVPDAEHHQRAIETEQVWVAQSAEGVLAGFLAAREIDNQLHIQELSVSQPFQGRGIGRKLLLTAVSYARGQELAGLTLTTFRDLPWNELFYRRMGFATLSPAETGPRLTQVLNDEVAHGLPGERRCAMRFSLEPAPSNQRPTPGQTPSPTDCARCCDAGSD